In Sander lucioperca isolate FBNREF2018 chromosome 12, SLUC_FBN_1.2, whole genome shotgun sequence, one DNA window encodes the following:
- the LOC116058569 gene encoding potassium voltage-gated channel subfamily A member 10 yields MEVALVDFESLDDLDGSLEDEVDTYADETTALTVDMSPEHSSPGSNHLTQASQFSSTPMPSCIWESTSSSPIPNTQTLKVLQSPTMPTPTRQGRSSCASMISNWKLLLNSECTKESETIFSRLAKECCEDLFVDKRGLDDGDQKVIINIAGLRFETQLKTLDQFPETLLGDPLKRMDYFDPMRNEYFFDRNRPSFDGILYYYQSGGKIRRPANVPLDVFADEILFYELGSEAMEQFREDEGFIKDVEIPLPNNDVYRQFWLLFEYPESSNAARGVALVSVFVIVISIIIFCMETLPEFRDDTDPIAPPMVQPFNQSRFYSSVAPSGMKPTTFSDPFFIIETACIAWFFFELCVRFLVCPSKRDFFHNLMNIIDIISIIPYFVTVVTELVTTPQENSGQNMSLAILRIIRLVRVFRIFKLSRHSKGLQILGQTLKASMRELGLLIFFLFIGVILFSSAIYFAEVDEPNTQFVSIPDGFWWAVVTMTTVGYGDMCPITMGGKIVGTLCAIAGVLTIALPVPVIVSNFNYFYHRETEAEDKLPLSDAVEQAMKAESGTKEGCNTSLNKANGI; encoded by the coding sequence ATGGAGGTGGCCCTGGTAGACTTTGAGAGCCTGGATGATCTCGACGGCAGCCTTGAGGATGAGGTGGACACCTACGCTGATGAGACCACAGCTCTCACGGTGGACATGTCCCCAGAGCACAGCAGCCCAGGCAGCAACCACCTTACACAAGCCTCTCAGTTTTCCTCTACGCCCATGCCCTCCTGCATTTGGGAATCCACCTCATCTTCGCCCATTCcgaacacacagacactaaaAGTACTCCAGTCCCCAACCATGCCAACTCCAACTAGACAGGGACGCAGTAGCTGTGCCAGTATGATCTCCAACTGGAAATTGCTGCTAAACAGTGAGTGCACTAAGGAGAGTGAGACGATCTTCAGCCGGCTTGCTAAGGAGTGCTGCGAGGATCTGTTTGTAGATAAACGAGGGCTGGATGACGGAGACCAGAAAGTCATCATCAACATCGCTGGTCTTCGTTTTGAGACACAGCTCAAAACGTTGGACCAATTTCCTGAGACGCTGCTAGGAGATCCTTTGAAGAGGATGGACTACTTTGATCCAATGAGGAACGAGTACTTCTTTGACCGGAACCGACCCAGCTTTGATGGCATCTTGTATTACTACCAGTCAGGGGGCAAGATCAGACGTCCGGCTAACGTTCCCCTGGATGTGTTTGCAGATGAAATTCTGTTCTATGAGCTTGGAAGTGAGGCCATGGAGCAGTTCAGAGAAGATGAAGGATTTATAAAGGATGTTGAGATCCCTCTACCTAATAATGATGTGTACAGGCAATTCTGGCTGCTCTTTGAGTACCCAGAGAGCTCAAACGCAGCCCGTGGTGTAGCACTggtgtctgtttttgttattgtcataTCCATAATTATTTTCTGCATGGAAACACTGCCAGAATTCCGAGATGACACCGACCCAATTGCGCCCCCAATGGTACAGCCTTTCAACCAATCTAgattttacagttctgtggctCCATCTGGCATGAAGCCCACAACTTTCTCTGATCCTTTTTTTATCATTGAGACTGCCTGCATTGCTTGGTTCTTCTTTGAGCTGTGTGTGAGATTTTTGGTCTGTCCTAGCAAAAGGGATTTTTTTCACAACCTCATGAACATCATTGACATTATATCCATCATCCCTTATTTTGTTACCGTGGTTACAGAATTGGTCACGACGCCACAAGAGAACTCAGGACAGAACATGTCTTTGGCCATTCTGCGTATCATCCGTCTGGTAAGGGTGTTTCGTATATTCAAACTCTCACGTCACTCCAAGGGGCTGCAGATCCTGGGACAGACTCTGAAGGCCAGCATGCGTGAGCTTGGCTTGCTcatcttttttctctttatcGGAGTCATCCTCTTCTCCAGTGCTATCTACTTTGCTGAGGTAGACGAGCCAAACACACAGTTTGTCAGCATACCTGATGGCTTCTGGTGGGCTGTGGTTACCATGACCACAGTAGGCTACGGGGACATGTGTCCTATTACTATGGGGGGTAAAATAGTGGGCACCTTGTGTGCCATTGCAGGTGTGCTGACCATTGCTTTGCCTGTTCCCGTCATTGTTTCCAATTTCAACTACTTCtatcacagagagacagaagcaGAGGACAAGTTACCCTTGTCAGATGCTGTTGAGCAAGCCATGAAGGCTGAATCAGGTACCAAAGAGGGTTGCAACACCTCGCTTAATAAAGCCAACGGCATCTAG